A window of the Henckelia pumila isolate YLH828 chromosome 3, ASM3356847v2, whole genome shotgun sequence genome harbors these coding sequences:
- the LOC140890465 gene encoding dol-P-Man:Man(5)GlcNAc(2)-PP-Dol alpha-1,3-mannosyltransferase: protein MPRRATAIRSAAAVKRPAIRPESFIQIILKNPEIPFALFLLIADAILVFLIITYVPYTKIDWDAYMSQVSGFLGGERDYSKLEGDTGPLVYPAGFLYIYSAIKFLTGGEVYPAQILFGFLYVVNLGLVLFIYLKTKVLPWWALCLISLSKRVHSIFVLRLFNDCFATTLLHSALVSFLCQKWHLGLIIFSGAVSVKMNVLLYAPPLLVLLLKAMDIFGVVSALAGAALVQILLGLPFILSYPIAYISRAFNLGRIFIHFWSVNFKFVPEPIFVSRGFALFLLAAHLILLAIFAHNRWCRHEGGLSSLIHSRFAQLKLRTAYLSSFSLKQFNNSSSVMALKTEHIVTTMFVGNFIGIVCARSLHYQFYSWYSYSLPYLLWRTTFPTWLRLILFVAVEFCWNIYPSNVYSSSLLLCTHLTILVGLWKASPEYPYIAGAKHRSAPNLEKKA, encoded by the exons ATGCCTAGACGAGCCACAGCAATCCGATCGGCGGCCGCCGTGAAAAGGCCGGCGATACGGCCGGAGTCCTTCATCCAGATTATCCTTAAGAACCCTGAAATACCGTTCGCCTTGTTCTTATTAATCGCCGATGCAATCCTCGTTTTTCTCATTATCACCTATGTTCCAT ACACGAAGATTGATTGGGACGCGTACATGTCCCAG GTCAGTGGATTTCTTGGAGGAGAAAGAGATTACAGCAAGCTGGAAGGGGATACTGGACCCCTGGTGTATCCTGCTGGTTTTCTTTACATATACTCAGCTATTAAGTTTCTTACTGGAGGGGAAGTCTACCCTGCGCAG ATTTTATTTGGCTTTCTGTATGTTGTGAATCTTGGACTGGTGTTATTCATTTATTTGAAGACCAAAGTG CTTCCTTGGTGGGCCCTTTGCTTGATTTCTCTGTCTAAGAGAGTACACTCCATATTTGTGCTTCGATTGTTCAACGACTGTTTTGCCACAACACTTCTCCATTCCGCACTGGTTTCGTTTCTTTGCCAAAAGTGGCATCttggtttaattattttcag TGGAGCTGTCTCAGTGAAGATGAATGTGCTCCTTTATGCTCCTCCCTTATTAGTACTCTTGCTGAAG GCTATGGATATATTCGGGGTGGTATCTGCTTTAGCAGGTGCGGCACTGGTGCAG ATTCTCTTAGGGCTACCTTTCATCTTATCATATCCAATTGCATACATCTCGAGAGCCTTCAATCTTGGTCGCATCTTCATCCATTTTTG GTCCGTTAATTTTAAGTTTGTTCCAGAACCTATTTTTGTTAGCAGAGGATTTGCGCTGTTTCTACTGGCTGCTCATCTCATTCTGCTTGCGATCTTTGCACATAATAGATGGTGTAG GCATGAAGGAGGTTTGTCCTCTCTCATTCATTCTAGATTCGCTCAACTGAAGCTCAGAACTGCTTATTTGAGTTCCTTTTCACTCAAGCAATTCAATAACAGTTCGTCTGTCATGGCTCTCAAAACAGAAC ATATTGTAACAACTATGTTCGTTGGGAATTTCATTGGGATTGTATGTGCACGGTCTCTTCATTATCAGTTCTACTCTTG GTATTCCTACAGCTTACCATATTTATTGTGGCGAACAACGTTTCCCACATGGCTACG TTTAATATTGTTCGTGGCAGTCGAGTTCTGTTGGAACATCTACCCGTCTAATGTTTACTCATCCTCGTTACTGCTCTGTACCCACCTAACTATACTAGTAGGCCTCTGGAAGGCATCACCCGAATACCCATACATTGCTGGTGCAAAACATAGATCGGCACCAAATCTAGAAAAGAAGGCTTAA